One part of the Alistipes onderdonkii genome encodes these proteins:
- a CDS encoding ATP-binding protein, translating to MNMPTTRPGLRFRPLVWALLLGCILTYPFSPAVSRPPGDKRDYILVINTYAESTPWSRGIIADITAHVEQIENLELYTEHMTLLLVDSPEDIRTFEANLLREYGKKPPQALVLIGTPAALLRNFINSIWQDIPTIVCAEQDFIGPDKYYLKRQPIPASEQVPLRALADQDNLTLLYSPAYLDQSIDLMKRILPGMDRLVFIDDARYVNRQTEHDLAELLGSKYPGMKYTVYSADKIGIDQLLDSLSTIDVKQTGVLFSSWHYLKNMSGRNEIMTNPFKVIASSSVPLFSLRPTGLKSSGMIGGYVYGENEYSDRLIATIDAVLEGKQPRDIPFYTLAGAQPVFNYPVLLRHNISPNACPTNTLFFDKPSSFMERYKTEIGVCGSIFLLFLIFQQWRIAVLRKVDAAHQKEMETQAKYSHLFNNMPILYMQERVVFDAQGTAIDTVYVDVNAHFERSFYPLDEVAGKSGSTVFPESMPQFMPIIDIVLKEKRSVTFPYYHKPVNIFYEVVICPSYQQDTVDIFCIDSTALHNAQKKVDSVNRKLALALNVANIIPWKWNLTNHTILCDLNKAAKMAAGMSLANNASLAVDEECYFSKVHKEDRERVRAAYRNLIEGHTEKVCEEFRVVSNESGHWHMEWVEAQATVETRDCDGRPLSLVGTSLVISERKQMEQELLTARDRTEESNRLKSAFLANMSHEIRTPLNAIVGFSGILASTDEEQEKQEYMSIIESNNTLLLQLISDILDLSKIEAGTLEFVHTDFELNKLMREKENVMRLKTDQNVELVFEQRYETCHVRTDRNRLSQLMINLLTNAAKFTHRGSIRFGYELRAGQLYFWVADTGCGIPAERKDAVFERFVKLNSFKQGTGLGLSICRTIVEHLGGNIGVESEEGKGSTFWFTLPYVPGKQEPAKIPAQMLQAVPTVEKDKLVILIAEDNESNYRLFESILRHEYKLVHAWNGREAVDLFNRHTPHLVLMDINMPVMDGYEATAEIRKQSADVPIIAVTAFAFASDEQKVLSSGFDGYMPKPINARQLKTQVLDMLRTRMTLI from the coding sequence ATGAACATGCCGACCACCCGGCCCGGCCTCCGGTTCCGGCCCCTCGTATGGGCCCTGCTTTTAGGCTGCATTTTAACATACCCCTTCTCACCGGCCGTCAGCAGACCTCCCGGTGACAAACGCGATTATATACTGGTAATCAACACCTATGCGGAATCGACCCCGTGGAGCAGAGGTATCATCGCAGACATCACGGCACACGTCGAACAGATCGAGAACCTGGAACTCTACACCGAACATATGACCCTGCTGTTGGTGGATTCCCCCGAGGACATCAGGACATTCGAGGCGAATCTCCTGCGCGAATACGGCAAAAAACCTCCCCAGGCCCTGGTGCTGATCGGAACCCCGGCTGCCCTGTTGCGCAACTTCATCAACAGCATATGGCAAGATATCCCGACCATCGTATGTGCCGAACAGGATTTCATCGGGCCGGATAAATACTACCTCAAAAGGCAGCCCATCCCCGCATCGGAACAGGTTCCCCTCCGGGCGCTGGCAGACCAGGACAATCTGACCCTGCTTTATTCGCCGGCCTATCTCGACCAAAGCATCGACCTGATGAAGCGCATACTGCCCGGCATGGACAGGCTCGTATTCATAGACGACGCACGCTACGTCAATCGGCAAACGGAACACGACCTCGCGGAGCTGCTCGGCTCGAAATACCCCGGCATGAAATACACGGTTTATTCGGCCGACAAGATCGGGATCGACCAACTGCTCGATTCGCTGAGTACGATCGATGTAAAACAGACCGGCGTACTCTTCTCCTCGTGGCATTACCTGAAGAACATGTCAGGGCGTAACGAAATTATGACCAACCCGTTCAAGGTCATCGCCAGTTCGTCCGTACCGTTGTTCTCGCTGCGCCCGACCGGACTCAAGAGCAGCGGCATGATCGGGGGTTACGTATACGGCGAGAACGAATATTCCGACCGGCTGATCGCCACCATAGATGCAGTGCTGGAGGGCAAGCAGCCGCGCGACATTCCCTTTTACACCCTGGCCGGTGCACAACCCGTCTTCAACTACCCGGTACTGCTCCGGCACAACATCTCCCCGAACGCCTGCCCGACGAATACCCTGTTTTTCGACAAACCGTCCTCGTTCATGGAGCGGTATAAAACCGAGATAGGTGTCTGCGGCAGCATATTCCTGTTATTCCTCATCTTCCAGCAATGGAGGATCGCCGTCCTGCGCAAGGTCGACGCAGCCCACCAGAAAGAAATGGAAACCCAGGCCAAATACTCGCACCTGTTCAACAACATGCCGATCCTGTACATGCAGGAACGGGTCGTATTCGACGCACAAGGGACGGCCATAGACACTGTTTATGTCGATGTAAACGCCCACTTCGAACGCTCCTTCTACCCCCTGGACGAAGTGGCGGGCAAATCCGGGTCGACGGTTTTCCCGGAGTCGATGCCCCAGTTCATGCCGATCATCGACATCGTACTGAAAGAAAAGCGGAGCGTTACCTTCCCCTATTACCACAAGCCGGTGAATATTTTCTACGAGGTCGTCATCTGCCCCTCGTACCAGCAGGATACGGTCGACATTTTCTGCATCGACAGCACGGCCCTGCACAACGCCCAGAAAAAGGTGGATTCGGTAAACCGAAAACTCGCATTGGCGCTCAACGTGGCCAACATCATCCCCTGGAAGTGGAATCTTACGAACCACACTATCCTGTGCGACCTCAACAAGGCGGCCAAGATGGCCGCCGGAATGTCGCTGGCAAACAACGCCTCGCTTGCGGTGGACGAGGAGTGCTACTTCTCGAAAGTCCACAAGGAAGACCGGGAACGCGTCCGCGCAGCTTACAGGAACCTGATCGAAGGGCATACGGAGAAGGTCTGCGAAGAGTTCCGCGTCGTATCCAACGAGAGCGGGCACTGGCACATGGAGTGGGTCGAGGCACAGGCCACGGTCGAAACCCGCGACTGCGATGGCAGGCCGCTGTCGCTGGTCGGGACATCGCTCGTGATCTCCGAACGCAAACAGATGGAGCAGGAGCTGCTCACCGCACGCGACCGTACCGAAGAGTCGAACCGCCTGAAATCGGCATTCCTGGCCAACATGAGCCACGAGATACGCACGCCGCTCAATGCCATCGTCGGGTTTTCGGGCATCCTTGCCTCGACGGACGAAGAGCAGGAAAAGCAGGAATACATGTCGATCATCGAAAGCAACAATACGTTGTTGCTGCAACTCATCAGCGATATCCTCGACCTTTCGAAGATCGAGGCCGGGACGCTCGAATTCGTCCATACGGATTTCGAACTGAACAAGCTGATGCGCGAGAAAGAGAACGTCATGAGGCTGAAAACCGACCAAAACGTGGAGCTGGTATTCGAACAGCGGTATGAAACCTGCCACGTCCGCACCGACCGCAACCGCCTTTCGCAGCTGATGATAAACCTGCTGACGAACGCCGCGAAATTCACGCACCGGGGATCGATCCGCTTCGGCTACGAACTCCGTGCCGGACAACTCTATTTCTGGGTTGCGGACACCGGCTGCGGTATCCCCGCCGAACGGAAGGACGCAGTCTTCGAGCGCTTCGTCAAACTCAACTCGTTCAAGCAGGGCACGGGGCTCGGGCTTTCCATCTGCCGGACGATCGTAGAGCATTTGGGAGGAAATATCGGTGTGGAATCGGAAGAGGGCAAAGGTTCGACCTTCTGGTTCACGCTTCCGTACGTCCCCGGCAAACAGGAACCAGCAAAGATCCCGGCACAGATGCTGCAGGCCGTCCCGACGGTCGAGAAGGACAAGCTCGTAATCCTCATCGCCGAGGACAACGAAAGCAATTACCGTCTTTTCGAGTCGATCCTGCGCCATGAATACAAGCTCGTACACGCCTGGAACGGCCGCGAAGCAGTCGATTTATTCAACCGGCACACACCGCACCTGGTGCTCATGGACATCAACATGCCCGTGATGGACGGCTACGAAGCCACGGCCGAGATCCGCAAACAATCGGCCGACGTGCCGATCATCGCCGTGACGGCTTTCGCCTTCGCATCCGACGAACAGAAGGTACTCTCGAGCGGATTCGACGGCTATATGCCCAAGCCGATCAACGCCCGGCAGCTCAAAACACAGGTACTCGACATGCTGCGCACGCGCATGACGCTGATTTAA
- a CDS encoding sensor histidine kinase, translating into MKLRYRLTLGIGFLFALIVLLGVQSVGYVRHLSMASKEILADNYNSLHYAKDMLQSLDRISQDSASRKALIRSLSLQRENITEVNEREITAALDSKITALTDSVTDSELKLIRDDLYRIMELNMASIHMKSSDTAVSATDAMWSLAIVSALCALLAMIFLIRFPAIVLRPIDKLKQGITQIANHNYDQRLDFGDNREFGEVAQSFNDMAAKLDEYRRSSLDDLMTAKKRIEAIVNTLHEPIVGLGPDRKLLFMNREALSVLNLREDVLGRNAAEVALSNDLLRRLVRDLYESNKENDKEPLKIYADNKESYFQVENTPLYITPVGGTEQQFIGNLIVLSNVTKYKELDSAKTNFISTVSHEMKTPISSILMSLQLLNDTRLGKLNDEQKQLVSSIKDSSDRLLNITGELLNMTQVESGKLKLIPKIVKPIELIDYAVHATQVLAERFHCFVEIDYPDKISKLFVDNEKIAWVITNLLSNAIHHSPEKSRVIVGAVQREKAVEIYVRDFGRGIDPRYHKSIFERYFRVPGTKVQGSGLGLAISKEFVEAHGGTISVESQVNEGSRFSILLPA; encoded by the coding sequence ATGAAACTGCGTTATCGATTGACACTGGGTATCGGTTTCCTGTTTGCATTGATTGTCTTGCTGGGAGTTCAATCCGTCGGCTACGTTCGTCATCTTTCGATGGCGTCGAAAGAAATTCTCGCGGATAACTACAATTCTCTGCATTATGCCAAGGATATGTTGCAGTCGCTGGATCGTATTTCCCAGGATTCCGCTTCCCGGAAAGCACTTATTCGCAGCCTGTCGCTCCAACGGGAAAATATCACCGAGGTCAATGAACGGGAGATCACTGCGGCGCTGGACAGCAAGATTACGGCGCTGACGGACAGTGTAACGGATTCCGAACTCAAGCTCATCCGGGACGACCTTTACCGCATTATGGAACTGAACATGGCTTCGATTCACATGAAAAGTTCCGATACGGCTGTAAGTGCTACGGATGCGATGTGGTCTTTAGCGATCGTATCTGCACTCTGCGCCTTGCTGGCCATGATTTTCCTAATTCGTTTTCCGGCTATTGTGCTGCGGCCTATCGACAAGCTGAAACAAGGGATCACGCAGATCGCCAACCATAACTACGATCAAAGGCTCGATTTCGGCGACAACCGGGAATTTGGGGAGGTGGCGCAGTCGTTCAACGACATGGCCGCCAAACTCGACGAATACCGTCGCAGTTCGCTCGATGACCTGATGACGGCCAAAAAGCGCATAGAGGCAATAGTCAATACGTTGCACGAACCGATTGTTGGGTTGGGGCCTGACCGTAAACTCCTTTTCATGAACCGTGAGGCACTTTCGGTACTGAATCTTCGGGAGGATGTTTTAGGGCGTAATGCTGCCGAAGTAGCGCTTTCGAATGATTTGCTGAGGCGTCTTGTCCGCGACCTTTACGAATCTAATAAAGAGAACGACAAAGAACCGCTGAAGATATACGCAGACAACAAAGAGAGCTATTTCCAAGTGGAGAACACGCCGCTCTACATTACGCCTGTGGGCGGTACGGAGCAGCAGTTTATCGGGAACCTGATCGTCTTGAGTAATGTAACGAAATATAAGGAGTTGGATTCGGCCAAGACAAACTTTATTTCGACAGTCTCGCACGAGATGAAAACCCCGATCTCCTCGATCTTGATGAGCCTGCAACTGCTGAACGATACCCGTTTGGGGAAACTCAATGACGAACAGAAGCAACTCGTAAGCAGTATTAAGGACAGCAGCGACCGTTTATTGAACATTACGGGAGAACTGCTGAACATGACACAGGTCGAATCAGGCAAACTCAAACTCATACCTAAGATCGTAAAACCTATCGAGCTGATCGACTATGCCGTACATGCCACACAGGTGTTGGCAGAACGATTCCATTGTTTCGTGGAGATCGATTATCCAGATAAAATCTCGAAACTCTTCGTCGACAATGAAAAGATCGCGTGGGTCATCACCAACCTGTTGTCGAACGCCATTCACCACTCACCCGAAAAGTCGCGTGTCATCGTCGGTGCCGTACAGCGCGAAAAGGCGGTGGAAATCTATGTGCGCGACTTCGGCCGTGGCATAGACCCGCGTTACCATAAGAGCATTTTCGAGCGATATTTCCGCGTGCCGGGTACCAAAGTGCAGGGCAGCGGGTTGGGGCTGGCCATCTCCAAGGAGTTTGTCGAAGCCCACGGCGGTACGATCTCGGTCGAAAGCCAAGTTAATGAAGGTAGCCGCTTTTCCATCCTGTTGCCGGCCTGA
- a CDS encoding sensor protein KdpD, with amino-acid sequence MDTHDTRRSAEHFLNLIKESHRGKFKVYIGMSAGVGKTYRMLQEAHQLLDAGVDVRIGYIETHGRAETEALVAGLPLVPRRKLFYKGKELEEMDTQGIINLHPEIVVVDELAHTNIEGSENPKRWQDVMQILDAGISVISAVNIQHIESLNEQVQEITGVEVHERVPDSVLAMADEVVNIDLTAEDLIDRLKAGKIYKPEKIQTALNNFFRQEHILQLRELALKEVALRVEKKVENEITVNTAQLHGRILAVIDSSEKRARKVIRKTARMATHLNAGFTVLYVQSDREAPDRIPLARQRYLINNFNLAQELGGEVMRVHSNKHIDAIVEACIDRKISNVCISKPEFSLYSLIITAIRLRFLLNRLSRLNIDLTILS; translated from the coding sequence ATGGATACACATGACACCCGGCGAAGTGCCGAGCACTTTCTCAATTTGATCAAGGAGTCGCATCGCGGCAAGTTTAAGGTCTATATCGGCATGAGCGCCGGTGTGGGCAAAACCTACCGGATGTTGCAGGAGGCACACCAGTTGCTCGATGCAGGTGTCGATGTGCGTATCGGATACATTGAAACGCACGGTCGTGCGGAAACGGAAGCCCTCGTCGCAGGGCTTCCGCTCGTTCCGCGCCGCAAGCTCTTTTACAAAGGCAAGGAGCTCGAGGAGATGGATACGCAGGGCATCATCAACCTGCATCCCGAGATCGTAGTCGTTGACGAGTTGGCTCACACCAATATCGAGGGAAGTGAGAACCCCAAGCGGTGGCAGGACGTAATGCAGATTCTCGATGCGGGGATCAGCGTCATTTCGGCGGTCAACATTCAGCATATCGAGAGCCTCAACGAGCAAGTGCAGGAGATCACCGGCGTCGAAGTTCACGAGCGCGTGCCGGACAGCGTGCTGGCGATGGCCGACGAAGTGGTGAACATCGACCTCACGGCCGAAGACCTAATCGATCGCCTGAAGGCGGGCAAGATCTATAAGCCCGAAAAAATACAGACAGCTCTGAATAACTTTTTCCGGCAGGAGCACATTCTCCAGCTGCGCGAACTGGCCTTGAAAGAGGTGGCGCTGCGCGTGGAGAAGAAGGTCGAAAATGAGATAACCGTCAATACGGCACAGTTGCACGGCCGCATCCTGGCAGTGATCGACAGCAGTGAAAAGCGGGCTCGGAAGGTCATTCGGAAGACGGCACGCATGGCTACACACCTTAATGCCGGGTTCACGGTTCTCTACGTTCAGAGCGACCGCGAAGCTCCGGACAGGATTCCGCTGGCAAGGCAGCGTTACCTGATCAATAACTTCAATCTGGCCCAGGAGCTGGGTGGAGAGGTGATGCGTGTACATTCGAATAAACATATCGATGCAATTGTCGAAGCGTGTATCGACAGGAAGATTAGCAATGTATGTATCAGTAAACCGGAGTTTTCTCTTTACTCATTGATTATTACGGCTATACGATTGCGTTTTTTGTTGAACCGCCTGTCGCGTTTAAATATTGACTTAACCATTTTATCATAA
- a CDS encoding K(+)-transporting ATPase subunit C, translated as MKNLWISIKITLAMCVVLFVGYVLVLRLIAWVASPNDGEAPMVTYNGKVVGAANVGQVFTDSIYFWGRPSAVDYNGGGSGGSNKATTNPEYLAEVEQRVQDFLAAHPYLSREEVPSEMVTASGSGLDPDISPRGAEVQIRRVAAARGMSEAEVKKIVEENIHKPWLGLFGTYKVNVLKLNVALDTAQNK; from the coding sequence ATGAAAAACCTTTGGATTTCGATCAAGATAACGCTGGCGATGTGCGTCGTGCTGTTCGTCGGTTATGTATTGGTACTGCGCCTGATAGCGTGGGTGGCATCGCCCAATGACGGGGAGGCTCCTATGGTGACCTACAACGGCAAAGTCGTTGGTGCGGCCAACGTGGGCCAAGTCTTTACGGATAGCATCTATTTCTGGGGGCGTCCCTCGGCCGTGGATTACAACGGCGGCGGCTCGGGCGGCAGCAACAAGGCTACGACCAATCCCGAATACCTGGCCGAAGTGGAACAGCGCGTGCAGGATTTCCTCGCGGCGCACCCCTACCTCTCCCGCGAGGAGGTGCCCTCGGAAATGGTGACTGCCAGCGGTTCGGGCCTCGATCCCGACATCTCACCCCGCGGCGCCGAAGTTCAGATTCGCCGCGTCGCCGCGGCCCGCGGTATGTCCGAGGCTGAGGTGAAGAAGATCGTCGAAGAGAATATTCACAAACCATGGCTCGGCCTGTTCGGCACCTACAAAGTCAATGTATTGAAACTGAATGTGGCATTGGATACTGCACAGAATAAATAG